In a genomic window of Longimicrobiaceae bacterium:
- a CDS encoding lantibiotic dehydratase, which produces MASPAPSLQPAPVLARLSGLPVDVLEEFSTDLCENLPDRPAMEAELESARAELVDRLHAAVPSASSEARRVLLSVKRDAHNGRSVARHRSGPAWDVVRAAAGSAADRFAAAEDRLAGAEAEFRLAYEAARDGQRTALVRHFGNRSFMRGLALSSPDLLRARGRLEGTPPSQRTRRDQRAEEALLRYVSRAAVKISPFSTFTPFTLGELRGDLAPGELRLEGGGWRQRSLLRLKRYLLHQHVDALRRHPGFRGSLPVLLNSSAAEIEPGRFLYLCPSHWKMDEARERWIYVRDTLMTVSPRSPVVPRLTELLNEGPRTYAELVGALDAESGGAPSAATAVDRLLGVGFLQFGTPWPANAGHMEKHMLRHLRTLAAPELEPFADALERLLEVEQGFVSSSDPAAEVGRMEEMIGELWRTSAVAGGMDAETRYDRPTEQNFYEDVFLRPEPGDDGEAAVVGFSVATAEALVRQAEPLVRLTWLFDHRHELHHALAALAAERWPGRREVGVLELLQAAQSLFRDYIGFRIAVRMTERWAETWNPMALAEAEELDRWRRVVLDGLPGCLVREGDDERLLGDRVSALLDRVPARYTTPQAGAALLLQPASADGSLWMMNRLKEGTGRYASRFAMAMDPRSRERFTAHLAARGTFEMDGETVEYLDVQCIQGDTMNVHGVQTPAVLALPGAEAHVAEHRRVTLRDLRVSFDGPDGTSRLRGRDGRRYVALHLGQAFEDCMPPLVKFLAVWGPSESNTVLPAPSRHDVDGISVTRRTLLGDMVIRRRSWSVPVPVVAPLLEGGDEAAAFAAFNRWRMERGIPEHVFVFEKRPLPIPGEFFKPQYLDFGSPLFVGLFRGAAAAGVAALSLVEMLPQASHFPADRDGARWAVELLVDSLAMRPAHVRAAEPEPVRAPGRRMPAAVAGG; this is translated from the coding sequence ATGGCAAGCCCCGCCCCGTCGCTCCAGCCCGCGCCGGTGCTGGCCCGTCTCTCGGGCCTGCCGGTGGACGTGCTGGAGGAGTTCTCCACCGATCTCTGCGAGAACCTGCCGGACCGCCCCGCGATGGAGGCGGAGCTCGAATCCGCCCGCGCCGAGCTGGTCGACCGGCTCCACGCCGCCGTCCCGTCCGCATCTTCCGAAGCGCGCCGCGTCCTCCTCTCCGTCAAGCGCGACGCCCACAACGGGCGCTCCGTCGCCCGCCACCGCTCCGGCCCCGCGTGGGACGTCGTCCGCGCCGCCGCCGGGTCCGCGGCCGACCGCTTCGCCGCGGCCGAGGACCGGCTGGCGGGCGCGGAGGCCGAGTTCCGCCTGGCGTACGAGGCCGCGCGCGACGGGCAGCGCACCGCCCTCGTCCGGCACTTCGGCAACCGCAGCTTCATGCGCGGGCTGGCGCTCTCCAGCCCCGACCTGCTCCGCGCACGCGGGCGCCTCGAAGGCACGCCGCCGTCGCAGCGCACCCGCCGCGACCAGCGGGCGGAAGAGGCGCTGCTGCGCTACGTGAGCCGCGCCGCGGTCAAGATCTCGCCCTTCTCCACCTTCACGCCGTTCACGCTGGGCGAGCTGCGCGGCGACCTGGCTCCGGGCGAGCTGCGGCTGGAGGGCGGCGGCTGGCGCCAGCGCTCGCTGCTGCGACTCAAACGCTACCTGCTGCACCAGCACGTAGACGCGCTGCGCCGCCACCCTGGGTTCCGCGGGTCGCTGCCGGTGCTGCTCAACAGCTCCGCCGCCGAGATCGAGCCGGGCCGCTTCCTCTACCTCTGCCCCAGCCACTGGAAGATGGACGAGGCGCGGGAGAGGTGGATCTACGTACGCGACACGTTGATGACCGTCTCGCCCCGCAGCCCCGTGGTCCCGCGCCTGACCGAGCTGCTGAACGAGGGGCCGCGCACCTACGCCGAGCTGGTCGGCGCGCTCGACGCGGAGTCCGGCGGCGCCCCGTCGGCCGCTACGGCGGTCGACCGGTTGCTGGGCGTGGGCTTCCTCCAGTTCGGCACGCCCTGGCCCGCCAACGCGGGGCACATGGAGAAGCACATGCTCCGCCACCTGCGCACGCTCGCCGCGCCGGAGCTGGAGCCGTTCGCCGACGCGCTGGAGCGGCTGCTGGAGGTGGAGCAGGGCTTCGTCTCGTCCTCCGATCCGGCGGCCGAGGTGGGGCGGATGGAGGAGATGATCGGCGAGCTGTGGCGCACCTCGGCGGTCGCCGGTGGGATGGACGCGGAGACGCGCTACGACCGTCCCACCGAGCAGAACTTCTACGAGGACGTCTTTCTCCGCCCCGAGCCGGGTGACGACGGCGAGGCCGCCGTGGTCGGCTTCTCCGTCGCGACGGCGGAGGCGCTGGTGCGGCAGGCCGAGCCGCTGGTGCGGCTGACCTGGCTCTTCGACCACCGCCACGAGCTGCACCACGCCCTCGCCGCGCTGGCCGCCGAACGGTGGCCGGGGCGCCGCGAGGTGGGTGTGCTGGAGCTGCTCCAGGCGGCGCAGTCCCTCTTCCGCGACTACATCGGCTTCCGCATCGCGGTGCGCATGACGGAGCGCTGGGCCGAGACGTGGAACCCCATGGCACTGGCGGAGGCGGAGGAGCTGGACCGCTGGCGGCGCGTGGTGCTGGACGGCCTGCCCGGCTGCCTGGTACGCGAGGGCGACGACGAGCGGCTGCTGGGCGACCGGGTGTCGGCGCTGCTGGACCGGGTGCCGGCGCGCTACACCACGCCGCAGGCCGGGGCCGCGCTGCTGCTCCAGCCCGCGAGCGCCGACGGCAGCCTGTGGATGATGAACCGGCTGAAGGAAGGCACGGGCCGCTACGCCAGCCGCTTCGCCATGGCGATGGACCCCCGCTCGCGCGAGCGCTTCACCGCGCACCTGGCGGCCCGCGGCACCTTCGAGATGGACGGCGAGACGGTGGAGTACCTGGACGTGCAGTGCATCCAGGGCGACACCATGAACGTCCACGGCGTGCAGACGCCGGCCGTGCTCGCCCTCCCCGGGGCCGAGGCGCACGTGGCCGAGCACCGCCGCGTGACCCTGCGCGACCTGCGCGTGAGCTTCGACGGGCCTGACGGCACGTCGCGCCTGCGGGGGCGCGACGGGCGGCGGTACGTGGCCCTGCACCTGGGCCAGGCGTTCGAGGACTGCATGCCGCCGCTGGTGAAGTTCCTGGCGGTGTGGGGCCCCAGCGAGTCCAACACGGTGTTGCCCGCGCCGTCGCGGCACGACGTGGACGGCATCTCCGTCACGCGCCGCACGCTGCTGGGCGACATGGTGATCCGCCGCCGCTCGTGGTCGGTGCCCGTCCCGGTCGTCGCGCCGCTGCTGGAGGGCGGCGACGAGGCGGCGGCGTTCGCGGCGTTCAACCGCTGGCGCATGGAGCGCGGCATCCCCGAGCACGTCTTCGTCTTCGAGAAGCGTCCCCTGCCCATCCCGGGCGAGTTCTTCAAGCCCCAGTACCTCGACTTCGGCTCGCCCCTCTTCGTGGGCCTCTTCCGCGGCGCTGCGGCGGCAGGCGTGGCGGCGCTGTCCCTCGTGGAGATGCTTCCGCAGGCCTCGCACTTCCCGGCGGACCGCGACGGCGCGCGCTGGGCGGTGGAGCTTCTGGTGGACTCGCTCGCGATGCGGCCGGCGCACGTCCGCGCGGCCGAACCCGAACCCGTTCGCGCGCCCGGCCGCCGCATGCCCGCCGCCGTCGCGGGCGGCTGA
- a CDS encoding lantibiotic dehydratase C-terminal domain-containing protein, whose amino-acid sequence MHAPDPILTANLYSAGGLDELLHGVVRPFRDRLAEADPDGEWSVWGVRYARRGEHLKLRVHGPASHRGLAERLLGEAANAHFAALAPADPELPRLSRNDAPAVDAEDEGGGDLPDRTLLLTTYRRSPVTLGPQPLPDDDGYAARATLCLARGADLVLDGLQPDATGKFPGAARQKLLLRAVIGALAGARFSPALRESYLGYHRDWLLRFSLNSEQARVDLVGHYDSRVEAMGPGAAQIGRAAEAQWGAEPGAAPGGAWGAWREAVADLVAYMERFRGDPAYDVDPFAADVAFPGVFKVLHGLANQAGVKMTDEAWTHHLVLRAACTEGAAAGAVAGA is encoded by the coding sequence ATGCACGCACCCGACCCCATCCTCACCGCGAACCTGTACTCCGCCGGCGGGCTGGACGAGCTCCTGCACGGCGTCGTCCGCCCCTTCCGCGACCGGCTCGCGGAGGCCGATCCGGACGGCGAGTGGTCGGTGTGGGGCGTGCGCTACGCCCGCCGCGGCGAGCATCTCAAGCTCCGCGTCCACGGCCCCGCATCGCACCGCGGCCTGGCCGAGCGGCTGCTGGGCGAGGCGGCGAACGCGCACTTCGCCGCGCTGGCGCCGGCGGATCCGGAGCTGCCGCGCCTGAGCCGCAACGACGCGCCCGCGGTGGACGCGGAGGACGAGGGCGGCGGCGACCTGCCGGACCGCACGCTGCTCCTCACCACCTACCGGCGCAGCCCGGTCACCCTGGGCCCCCAGCCGCTGCCGGACGACGACGGCTACGCGGCGCGCGCCACGCTCTGCCTCGCCCGCGGCGCCGACCTGGTCCTGGACGGCCTGCAGCCGGACGCCACGGGCAAGTTCCCGGGCGCCGCGCGCCAGAAGCTGCTGCTGCGTGCGGTGATCGGCGCGCTGGCGGGCGCCCGCTTCTCGCCCGCGTTGCGGGAGAGCTATCTGGGCTACCACCGGGACTGGCTGCTGCGCTTCAGCCTGAACAGCGAGCAGGCGCGGGTGGACCTCGTCGGCCACTACGACTCGCGCGTGGAGGCGATGGGGCCCGGTGCCGCCCAGATCGGCCGCGCCGCCGAGGCGCAGTGGGGGGCGGAGCCCGGCGCCGCGCCCGGCGGAGCGTGGGGCGCGTGGCGCGAAGCCGTGGCGGACCTTGTCGCCTACATGGAGCGCTTCCGGGGCGACCCCGCGTACGACGTCGATCCCTTCGCGGCCGACGTGGCGTTCCCCGGCGTCTTCAAGGTGCTGCACGGGCTGGCGAACCAGGCGGGGGTGAAGATGACCGACGAGGCGTGGACCCACCACCTCGTCCTGCGCGCGGCGTGTACCGAGGGCGCCGCGGCCGGCGCCGTCGCGGGAGCGTGA
- a CDS encoding lanthionine synthetase LanC family protein, producing the protein MATLAQMIPSAAPLQGTRELADPEGDCSGHTAFISEATRIGEVVNERSVQQPDGSATWLSPTTGAPLGPTLYDGTLGIALFLAALDRVHGDGRHRALVLRAVAPLRRTVRALAADADRARRLRLGTGGLTGAGAFVYGLARIGEWMGEPELVRDAHLATVLLTRERIAGDDRLDVTDGSAGAVLALLALDGLCSSANTADATPVEIALDCAAHLLERRTSYSGRPRAWPGRDWPPLGGYAHGATGVALALMRLYERTGREELRVAALEGIAFERGLYDGETDNWWNPRYERPLEQSAWCHGAPGIALGRAGGLGAYDDAEVRAEIGRTLRSTRLLPDCPIDHLCCGNFGRVEILVTAGHATGDADALEHARGLAARSIARADAAGGYVLARTDEPEGVRSSLFRGLAGVGMALLRLARPDAVPSPLLLA; encoded by the coding sequence ATGGCGACACTCGCGCAGATGATCCCGTCCGCCGCGCCCCTCCAGGGCACCCGTGAGCTCGCCGACCCCGAGGGCGACTGTAGCGGCCACACCGCCTTCATCTCCGAGGCGACCCGCATAGGCGAGGTCGTGAACGAGCGCTCCGTCCAGCAGCCGGACGGGAGCGCCACCTGGCTTTCCCCCACCACCGGCGCGCCGCTGGGCCCCACCCTCTACGACGGGACGCTGGGCATCGCCCTCTTCTTGGCCGCGCTGGACCGCGTTCACGGCGACGGCCGCCACCGCGCGCTGGTGCTGCGCGCGGTCGCGCCGCTGCGCCGCACCGTGCGCGCGCTGGCCGCCGACGCGGACCGCGCGCGCAGGCTGCGGCTGGGCACGGGCGGGCTCACCGGCGCGGGCGCCTTCGTGTACGGGCTGGCGCGGATCGGCGAGTGGATGGGTGAGCCCGAGCTGGTGCGCGACGCCCACCTGGCCACGGTTCTCCTCACCCGCGAGCGCATCGCCGGTGACGACCGGCTGGACGTCACGGACGGATCCGCTGGGGCGGTGCTGGCGCTGCTCGCGCTGGACGGCCTGTGCTCCAGCGCCAATACGGCCGACGCCACGCCGGTGGAGATCGCGCTGGACTGCGCGGCACACCTGCTGGAGCGGCGCACGTCGTACTCGGGCCGGCCGCGCGCTTGGCCCGGCCGGGACTGGCCGCCGCTGGGCGGCTACGCGCACGGCGCCACGGGAGTCGCCCTCGCGCTGATGAGGCTGTACGAGCGCACCGGGCGCGAGGAGCTGCGCGTCGCGGCCCTGGAGGGCATCGCCTTCGAGCGCGGGCTCTACGACGGAGAGACCGACAACTGGTGGAACCCGCGCTACGAGCGGCCGCTGGAGCAGAGCGCGTGGTGCCACGGCGCGCCTGGCATCGCGCTGGGCCGCGCGGGCGGGCTGGGCGCATACGACGACGCCGAGGTGCGCGCGGAGATCGGCCGCACGCTGCGCAGCACGCGCCTGCTGCCGGACTGCCCCATCGACCACCTGTGCTGCGGCAACTTCGGCCGGGTGGAGATCCTCGTCACGGCCGGGCACGCCACGGGAGATGCGGACGCGCTGGAGCACGCCCGCGGCCTCGCCGCGCGCTCCATCGCCCGGGCGGATGCAGCCGGCGGCTACGTGCTGGCCCGCACCGACGAGCCGGAAGGCGTCCGCTCGTCGCTCTTCCGCGGCCTCGCCGGAGTCGGCATGGCACTGCTGCGGCTCGCGCGGCCGGACGCCGTTCCCTCGCCGCTGCTCCTGGCCTGA